One window of Pirellulales bacterium genomic DNA carries:
- a CDS encoding DNA-directed RNA polymerase subunit alpha C-terminal domain-containing protein has protein sequence MTRIPLSAVDEKAKELTERLEMSTAEIGLSVRTTNCLEERGIFTVHDLLQCTREDLLSISNFGEKTLDEVYKALASIGFARRCKPQAVPA, from the coding sequence ATGACGCGCATTCCTTTAAGCGCCGTCGACGAGAAGGCCAAGGAACTGACCGAACGCCTGGAAATGAGCACCGCCGAGATCGGCCTCTCGGTGCGCACCACGAACTGTCTGGAAGAGCGCGGCATCTTTACCGTGCATGATCTCCTGCAGTGTACGCGCGAAGATTTGCTCAGTATCTCGAACTTCGGCGAGAAAACGCTCGACGAGGTCTACAAGGCGCTGGCCAGCATCGGCTTTGCCCGCCGCTGCAAGCCGCAAGCGGTCCCCGCTTAA
- a CDS encoding UvrD-helicase domain-containing protein: MKDLFKGLTDAQRTAVEHITGPLLILAGPGSGKTRVVTHRIANMLREGIPPRSILALTFTNKAADEMRNRVDMLAPGQPVMLSTFHRFCARLLREFASLVGLRENYTIYDTSDSLQALRRSIDELQIDATHYTPQQIAAVISNAKNRLVTAEQFAARPGNPLASIVARVYPAYQSRLLNSSAVDFDDLLVHTVTLLHEHPEVRTELDARYRYIMVDEYQDTNLAQYKIVRALSVDYPNLAVTGDPDQSIYGWRGANLSNILEFERDFPDVEIVRLEQNYRSTKRILSVAAQLITNNKRRKHKDLFTDNQEGAPVRFVRYATQRTEAETIAARIATEVRAGRRRPRDFAIFYRVNALSRVFEFALRDQGIPYQIVNGLEFFQRKEIKDVLAYLLLINNPRDDVAFFRVVNTPTRGIGKTTLEKLARHANQYRLTLLDAARESGVVEGLQKKTALVVGRFVAMIDRLVALSSGSVEEILGHVLAETGYREYLANSELEEDQERLANIEELLTAARQFDERHAGDSRLGDFLEEASLTSDTDAWESDVDRVTLMTLHASKGLEFPVVHLVAVEDGLIPHERSRNEADDLEEERRLLFVGITRAQQELHLSLAQSREFRGLRRMTIPSMFLFELPLEEIEQTEETWLDPMAAANYSPSHADDDVSQVAPDDEGDDVSFDFGASEQSSSHDPEQSVPSPAVARPVGPAWHGKSLQTAAELLADAAPLSPSLAPDAFFQGMLVRHPEYGLGKVVALSGSGLRRTATVAFIAGAGQKKFVVSQSALRPAKAT, translated from the coding sequence TTGAAGGATTTGTTCAAAGGGCTGACCGACGCTCAGCGGACCGCCGTCGAGCACATCACGGGGCCGCTCTTGATTTTGGCAGGCCCTGGCAGCGGCAAGACCCGCGTGGTAACGCACCGCATCGCGAATATGCTCCGCGAGGGGATCCCGCCGCGCAGCATTCTGGCGCTGACATTTACGAACAAGGCAGCCGACGAGATGCGCAATCGCGTCGACATGCTAGCGCCTGGGCAGCCGGTAATGCTCAGCACCTTTCATCGCTTTTGCGCGCGGCTGCTGCGCGAGTTCGCCTCGTTAGTCGGGCTGCGCGAGAACTACACGATCTACGACACGTCGGACAGTTTGCAGGCCTTGCGACGTTCGATCGATGAATTGCAGATCGACGCGACGCATTACACGCCGCAACAGATCGCGGCCGTGATATCGAACGCCAAGAATCGCCTGGTGACGGCCGAACAGTTCGCCGCGCGCCCCGGAAATCCGCTGGCCAGCATCGTGGCCCGGGTCTACCCGGCGTATCAATCGCGGTTGTTGAACTCGAGCGCTGTCGATTTCGATGATCTGCTGGTCCACACCGTGACGCTGCTGCACGAGCATCCCGAGGTCCGCACCGAGTTGGACGCGCGCTATCGCTACATCATGGTTGATGAATACCAGGACACGAACCTGGCCCAATACAAGATTGTGCGCGCGCTGTCGGTCGACTATCCGAATCTGGCTGTGACGGGAGACCCCGATCAATCGATTTACGGCTGGCGCGGCGCGAACCTAAGCAATATCCTGGAATTCGAGCGGGACTTTCCGGACGTCGAAATCGTGCGGCTCGAGCAGAATTACCGCAGCACCAAGCGAATTCTGAGCGTCGCGGCGCAATTGATCACCAACAACAAGCGCCGCAAGCATAAGGACTTGTTCACGGATAACCAGGAAGGGGCTCCGGTCCGCTTTGTCCGCTATGCAACCCAACGGACCGAGGCCGAGACGATCGCCGCCCGGATCGCCACCGAAGTAAGGGCAGGCCGCCGCCGGCCTCGCGATTTCGCGATCTTTTACCGTGTCAATGCGCTGTCGCGCGTGTTCGAGTTCGCGCTGCGGGATCAGGGCATTCCGTATCAGATCGTGAACGGCTTGGAGTTTTTTCAGCGGAAAGAGATTAAAGACGTTCTGGCCTATTTGCTGCTGATTAACAATCCGCGCGATGACGTGGCCTTTTTTCGGGTTGTTAATACGCCCACGCGCGGCATCGGCAAGACGACGCTCGAGAAACTGGCGCGGCACGCGAATCAATATCGCTTGACGCTGCTCGATGCGGCCCGCGAGAGCGGCGTGGTCGAAGGTCTGCAAAAGAAGACGGCCTTGGTCGTGGGACGCTTCGTCGCGATGATCGATCGTCTGGTGGCCTTATCCAGCGGCTCAGTGGAAGAAATTCTAGGACACGTGCTGGCCGAGACTGGCTATCGCGAGTACCTGGCCAACAGTGAACTCGAGGAAGATCAGGAGCGGCTGGCCAATATCGAAGAATTGCTCACCGCGGCCCGACAGTTCGACGAGCGGCACGCGGGCGATTCGCGCCTGGGAGACTTTCTCGAAGAGGCGAGCCTTACTTCCGACACCGACGCTTGGGAGTCGGACGTCGATCGCGTGACGCTGATGACGCTGCATGCATCGAAGGGGTTGGAATTCCCCGTCGTGCATTTGGTGGCCGTGGAAGACGGATTAATTCCGCACGAACGCAGCCGGAATGAGGCGGACGACCTGGAAGAGGAACGGCGGCTGTTGTTTGTCGGAATCACGCGTGCGCAGCAGGAATTGCACCTGAGCCTGGCGCAAAGCCGCGAGTTCCGCGGTTTGCGTCGCATGACCATTCCCAGCATGTTTCTGTTCGAGTTGCCGCTGGAGGAAATCGAGCAAACCGAAGAAACCTGGTTGGATCCGATGGCCGCTGCGAATTACTCGCCGAGTCACGCTGATGACGACGTGAGCCAAGTCGCGCCGGACGACGAAGGGGACGACGTATCGTTCGATTTCGGAGCTTCGGAGCAATCGTCGTCGCACGATCCTGAGCAATCGGTTCCGAGTCCGGCCGTGGCGCGTCCAGTAGGGCCGGCCTGGCATGGTAAATCGTTGCAGACGGCCGCCGAGCTGTTGGCGGATGCGGCGCCGCTGTCACCGAGCCTTGCACCGGATGCATTTTTTCAGGGGATGTTGGTTCGTCATCCTGAATACGGACTGGGAAAGGTCGTCGCGCTGTCCGGCAGCGGACTGCGACGCACGGCGACCGTGGCGTTCATCGCGGGTGCCGGCCAGAAGAAATTCGTGGTCAGCCAAAGTGCGCTGCGCCCCGCGAAAGCGACGTAA